One Actinomycetes bacterium genomic region harbors:
- the dapF gene encoding diaminopimelate epimerase, translated as MEFVKAHGTGNDFVVVEDLGDDYELSAGFVRAVCDRHFGVGGDGLIRIAPGTSAPFFMDYRNADGSVAEMCGNGVRVVGKYLADRGHVTGAFDLETRAGVKHLELHAADDGCVDRVTVDMGAPSFDRADLPMLGEGEALKEPLQVQAGQTVVGTCLSMGNPHVVVLVDDVDAAPVASLGPLLETHPAFPNKTNVEFVQVVGEDLLRQRTWERGVGETLACGTGACAVAVAGQVRGLTGQRVEIELRGGRLELEWVPGRTVRMTGPAREVAHGTLGDELLEKLGQA; from the coding sequence GTGGAGTTCGTCAAAGCGCACGGCACGGGCAACGACTTCGTGGTGGTCGAGGACCTCGGCGACGACTACGAGCTGTCAGCCGGGTTCGTGCGGGCGGTCTGCGACCGCCACTTCGGCGTGGGCGGCGACGGCTTGATCCGGATCGCCCCGGGCACCAGCGCGCCGTTCTTCATGGACTACCGCAACGCCGACGGGTCCGTCGCCGAGATGTGCGGCAACGGCGTCCGTGTCGTCGGCAAATACCTCGCGGACCGCGGCCACGTCACCGGCGCGTTCGATCTCGAGACGCGGGCAGGGGTCAAGCACCTCGAGTTGCACGCGGCCGATGACGGCTGCGTCGACCGGGTCACGGTCGACATGGGCGCGCCCAGCTTCGACCGGGCCGACCTGCCCATGCTCGGGGAGGGGGAGGCACTGAAGGAGCCACTCCAAGTCCAGGCGGGCCAGACCGTCGTCGGCACGTGCCTGTCCATGGGCAACCCGCACGTGGTCGTGCTGGTCGATGACGTGGACGCGGCGCCGGTGGCCTCCCTCGGGCCGTTGCTCGAGACCCACCCTGCCTTCCCGAACAAGACCAACGTGGAGTTCGTCCAGGTCGTCGGCGAGGACCTGCTCCGCCAGCGGACCTGGGAGCGTGGCGTGGGCGAGACCCTGGCCTGCGGGACCGGTGCGTGCGCGGTCGCGGTGGCGGGCCAGGTGCGCGGTCTCACCGGGCAGCGGGTCGAGATCGAGCTGCGCGGCGGTCGCCTGGAGCTCGAGTGGGTGCCCGGCCGGACCGTCCGCATGACCGGGCCGGCCCGCGAGGTCGCCCACGGCACCCTTGGCGACGAGCTGCTCGAGAAGCTGGGGCAAGCCTGA
- the miaA gene encoding tRNA (adenosine(37)-N6)-dimethylallyltransferase MiaA, which produces MGPTAAGKTALALELAPRLGAEVVSADAMLVYRGMDIGTAKPTPAERAQVPHHLVDVVDPSEEFSVARFQPMARAAIAGILARGRVPLLVGGSGLYFHAVVDEFEFPPTDAAVRCRLEVEAAEVGLPVLYERLAGRDPVAAARIQPGNLRRVVRALEVIELTGKPFSSFRKAMDEPVSRYRLTVLGLDPGSERVRQRVADRVAAMAAAGLVDEVRRLAAGPLSRTARQALGYKEVLDAIERGGSTSDALDEVVSRTRAYARRQLAWFRRDPRVRWGTLPDGPGLVAWALRELTEG; this is translated from the coding sequence GTGGGGCCGACCGCCGCGGGCAAGACGGCGCTCGCGCTTGAGCTCGCCCCCAGGCTCGGCGCCGAGGTGGTGAGTGCCGACGCCATGCTCGTCTACCGCGGCATGGACATCGGCACGGCGAAGCCGACCCCGGCCGAGCGGGCCCAGGTGCCGCATCACCTCGTCGACGTGGTCGATCCCAGCGAGGAGTTCTCGGTCGCCCGCTTCCAGCCAATGGCCCGCGCCGCCATCGCCGGCATCCTCGCCCGCGGCCGGGTCCCGTTGCTGGTGGGTGGCTCCGGCCTGTACTTCCATGCCGTGGTCGACGAGTTCGAGTTCCCGCCCACCGACGCCGCGGTCCGCTGCCGGCTCGAGGTCGAGGCGGCCGAAGTGGGCCTGCCCGTCCTGTACGAGCGGCTCGCCGGGCGCGACCCGGTCGCCGCCGCCCGCATCCAGCCCGGCAACCTGCGCCGCGTGGTCCGCGCGCTCGAGGTGATCGAGCTCACCGGCAAGCCGTTCTCCTCGTTCCGCAAGGCGATGGACGAGCCCGTGTCGCGGTACCGGCTCACCGTCCTCGGCCTTGATCCGGGCTCGGAGCGGGTGCGGCAGCGGGTCGCCGACCGGGTCGCCGCGATGGCCGCCGCCGGCCTGGTCGACGAGGTCCGACGCCTGGCCGCCGGCCCGCTGTCGCGCACGGCCCGCCAGGCGCTCGGCTACAAGGAGGTGCTGGACGCCATCGAGCGGGGCGGCTCGACCTCCGACGCCCTGGACGAGGTGGTCTCCCGCACCCGGGCCTACGCCAGGCGCCAGCTTGCGTGGTTCCGTCGGGACCCCCGGGTCCGATGGGGTACCCTTCCGGATGGGCCGGGCCTGGTCGCGTGGGCCCTGCGGGAGCTGACGGAGGGGTAG
- the miaB gene encoding tRNA (N6-isopentenyl adenosine(37)-C2)-methylthiotransferase MiaB → MSERYLIRTFGCQMNEHDSERIAGLLEADGMRPAAGLDDADLVVLNTCAVRENADNKLYGALGHLAATKAERGLVIAVGGCLAQKDQGRVLAKAPWVDVVFGTHNIGSLPVLLRRASEQGVAQAEFFDEMQAFPSALPARRDSDWSAWVAISVGCNNTCTFCIVPMLRGKERSRRVGDVLAEVQALAGAGVVEVTLLGQNVNSYGTDLPGHRQLFGELLRALDGVDGLERLRFTSPNPKDFRDDVVDAMASCRPLADHVHFPLQSGSDRVLRLMRRGYRRRRYLEILGKIRAAMPGVAFSTDVIVGFPGETEADFADTLEVVERAGFDSAFMFQYSPRPGTEAASMPEQIPPEVVRDRFSRLVDLQERISLERNQALVGTEVELLVELASSKTNRTRMSGRTGSNKLCHFPVAGGVAPGDFVTVRVEQAAPHHLLGGRVLAHRPRRVPAAGCGAAPPPRPLPAGAVPLPLVG, encoded by the coding sequence ATGAGTGAGCGATACCTGATCCGCACCTTCGGGTGCCAGATGAACGAGCACGACTCCGAGCGCATCGCGGGGCTGCTCGAGGCCGACGGGATGCGGCCGGCCGCAGGTCTCGACGACGCCGACCTGGTCGTGCTGAACACCTGCGCGGTCAGGGAGAACGCCGACAACAAGCTCTACGGCGCCCTCGGCCACCTGGCCGCCACCAAGGCCGAGCGCGGCCTGGTGATCGCGGTGGGCGGCTGCCTCGCGCAGAAGGACCAGGGGAGGGTGCTGGCCAAGGCGCCCTGGGTGGACGTCGTGTTCGGCACGCATAACATCGGCAGCCTCCCGGTCCTGCTGCGCCGTGCCAGCGAGCAGGGTGTCGCCCAGGCCGAGTTCTTCGACGAGATGCAGGCGTTCCCCTCGGCCCTGCCCGCCCGGCGCGACAGCGACTGGTCTGCCTGGGTCGCGATCAGCGTCGGCTGCAACAACACCTGCACCTTCTGCATCGTCCCCATGCTGAGGGGCAAGGAGCGCAGCCGGCGTGTGGGCGACGTCCTGGCGGAGGTACAGGCGCTGGCCGGCGCCGGAGTTGTCGAGGTCACCCTGCTCGGCCAGAACGTCAACTCGTACGGGACCGACCTGCCCGGGCACCGCCAGCTCTTCGGGGAGCTGCTGCGAGCCCTCGACGGCGTGGACGGGCTCGAGCGGCTCCGCTTCACCAGCCCCAATCCGAAGGACTTCCGCGACGACGTGGTCGACGCCATGGCGAGCTGCCGGCCCTTGGCCGACCACGTCCACTTCCCGCTCCAGTCGGGCTCGGACCGCGTCCTCCGCCTGATGCGCCGCGGTTACCGCCGCCGCCGCTACCTCGAGATCCTCGGCAAGATCCGCGCCGCCATGCCCGGCGTGGCGTTCTCCACCGACGTCATCGTGGGGTTCCCCGGGGAGACCGAAGCCGACTTCGCCGACACGCTCGAGGTGGTCGAGCGGGCCGGTTTCGACTCCGCGTTCATGTTCCAGTACTCGCCCAGGCCCGGCACCGAGGCCGCATCCATGCCCGAGCAGATCCCGCCCGAGGTGGTCCGCGACCGCTTCTCGCGCCTGGTCGACCTGCAGGAACGCATCAGCCTGGAGCGCAACCAGGCGCTCGTCGGCACGGAGGTGGAGCTGCTGGTCGAGCTGGCCAGCTCCAAGACCAACCGGACCCGCATGTCGGGCCGGACCGGGTCTAACAAGCTCTGCCACTTCCCGGTGGCTGGCGGCGTCGCCCCCGGTGACTTCGTCACCGTCCGAGTGGAGCAGGCCGCTCCCCATCACCTGCTCGGCGGGCGGGTGCTCGCCCACCGCCCACGCCGGGTGCCGGCGGCGGGCTGTGGCGCCGCCCCGCCGCCCCGGCCCCTGCCCGCCGGCGCGGTGCCCCTGCCCCTGGTCGGCTGA
- the rny gene encoding ribonuclease Y, translating into MEAGIIAVVGALVGIIVGFVSGTSYQRKQSANLLGSAEDQARAMIEDARRQADTARREAAVEARDEVLKLRQAAEGDVLKLRQEVEVEVRGRMVEVQRREDRLLAREEGLEAKSTLLDRREATIHDREQTLEAGRRELESNADEHRRRLEQVAAMTATEAKAMLVKQIEEDAKRDAMGLVRDLEQQAREEADRRARKIVTLAIQRVASEQTSESTVAVLPLPSDDMKGRIIGREGRNIRAYEAVTGVNLIIDDTPEAVLLSCFDPVRREVGRLTLEKLVSDGRIHPARIEETYERAKVEVESEVRRAGEDACLEVGVTDLHPELVRVLGRLKYRTSYGQNVLRHLIETAHLAGIMAAELGLDVKLAKRCGFLHDIGKALTHEIEGSHAIIGAELARRLKEAPEVVHAIEAHHGEVEPRTVEAVLTQSADAISGGRPGARRETLESYVKRLERLEEIANSYSGVEKVFAMQAGREVRIMVKPEQIDDVAAQVLARDMAKRVEQELQYPGQIKITVVREIRSVEYAK; encoded by the coding sequence GTGGAGGCCGGCATCATCGCAGTTGTCGGAGCCCTTGTGGGCATCATCGTCGGGTTCGTCAGCGGCACCAGCTACCAGCGCAAGCAATCGGCCAACCTGCTCGGCTCGGCCGAGGACCAGGCCCGGGCCATGATCGAGGACGCCCGCCGCCAGGCTGACACCGCCCGGCGCGAGGCGGCGGTCGAGGCTCGGGACGAGGTCCTGAAGCTCCGGCAGGCCGCCGAGGGGGATGTCCTCAAGCTTCGACAAGAAGTCGAGGTTGAGGTCCGAGGCCGCATGGTCGAAGTCCAGCGCCGCGAGGATCGACTGCTCGCCCGGGAGGAGGGGTTGGAGGCGAAGTCGACCCTGCTCGACCGGCGCGAGGCGACCATCCACGACCGTGAGCAGACTCTCGAGGCGGGCCGGCGCGAGCTCGAGTCGAACGCCGACGAGCACCGCCGCCGGCTCGAGCAGGTCGCCGCGATGACCGCCACCGAGGCCAAGGCCATGCTGGTGAAGCAGATCGAGGAGGACGCCAAGCGGGACGCCATGGGGCTCGTCCGCGACCTCGAGCAGCAGGCGCGCGAGGAGGCGGACCGCCGGGCCAGGAAGATCGTCACCCTGGCCATCCAGCGGGTCGCTTCGGAGCAGACCTCGGAGTCGACGGTGGCGGTGCTGCCCCTGCCGTCCGACGACATGAAGGGCCGCATCATCGGGCGCGAGGGCCGCAACATCCGCGCCTACGAGGCGGTCACCGGCGTCAACCTGATCATCGACGACACCCCTGAGGCGGTCCTCCTCTCCTGCTTCGACCCGGTGCGCCGCGAGGTCGGCCGGCTCACCCTCGAGAAGCTCGTCTCCGACGGGCGCATCCATCCCGCCCGCATCGAGGAGACCTACGAGCGGGCCAAGGTGGAGGTCGAGAGCGAGGTGCGGCGGGCCGGCGAGGACGCCTGCCTCGAGGTGGGCGTCACCGACCTGCACCCGGAGCTGGTCCGCGTGCTCGGCCGGCTCAAGTATCGCACCTCCTACGGCCAGAACGTGCTCCGCCACCTGATCGAGACCGCCCACCTCGCCGGGATCATGGCAGCCGAGCTCGGGCTCGACGTGAAGCTGGCCAAGCGGTGCGGCTTCCTCCACGACATCGGCAAGGCGCTCACCCACGAGATCGAGGGCTCGCACGCGATCATCGGAGCCGAGCTGGCCCGCCGGCTCAAGGAGGCCCCCGAGGTCGTCCACGCCATCGAGGCCCATCACGGCGAGGTCGAGCCCCGCACCGTCGAGGCGGTGCTCACCCAGTCGGCCGACGCCATCTCTGGTGGCCGGCCGGGGGCGCGCCGGGAGACCCTCGAGTCCTACGTCAAGCGCCTCGAACGGCTCGAGGAGATCGCCAACAGCTACTCGGGCGTGGAGAAGGTCTTCGCGATGCAAGCGGGCCGCGAGGTCCGGATCATGGTAAAGCCGGAGCAGATCGACGACGTGGCTGCCCAGGTGCTCGCGCGCGACATGGCCAAACGGGTCGAGCAGGAGCTGCAGTACCCGGGGCAGATCAAGATCACCGTGGTGCGGGAGATCCGCAGCGTGGAGTACGCCAAGTAG
- a CDS encoding regulatory protein RecX encodes MPQRPEQGRPKPEQDAGSTRAPARRSSRAVAVEKAEQPPGAAERPATHDPVTVAREAALRLLAVRARSRAELERRLGPRGLPEEAVAVALDRLEAVGLVDDEAFAKEYAESRAGRGADVAVIARDLRARGVDTDLAARASGAAVPADEQAERCRQVAEARLVRMEGLRPEVQFRRLAGYLDRRGYPAGLIDAVVSDLINFEEGVHSDRV; translated from the coding sequence GTGCCACAGCGACCAGAGCAGGGTAGGCCCAAGCCGGAGCAGGACGCCGGGTCCACCCGCGCCCCGGCGCGCCGCTCGTCGCGGGCGGTCGCCGTTGAGAAGGCCGAGCAGCCGCCCGGTGCAGCAGAGAGACCTGCGACTCACGACCCGGTGACGGTGGCCCGGGAGGCGGCGTTGCGGCTGCTGGCGGTCAGGGCGCGGAGCCGTGCGGAACTCGAGCGCCGGCTCGGGCCGCGCGGGCTGCCGGAGGAGGCGGTCGCGGTCGCGCTCGACCGGCTGGAGGCGGTGGGGCTGGTGGACGACGAGGCGTTCGCCAAGGAGTACGCCGAGAGTCGGGCCGGCCGCGGCGCCGATGTGGCCGTGATCGCCCGTGACCTGCGCGCCCGCGGGGTCGACACGGACCTCGCGGCTCGGGCGAGCGGCGCCGCCGTGCCAGCGGACGAGCAGGCCGAGCGCTGCCGGCAGGTGGCCGAGGCCAGGCTGGTGCGCATGGAAGGGCTCAGGCCGGAAGTGCAGTTCCGCCGGCTGGCCGGGTATCTAGACCGACGGGGCTATCCGGCCGGGCTCATCGACGCGGTCGTCAGCGACCTCATCAACTTCGAGGAAGGCGTCCATTCCGACCGAGTCTGA
- the recA gene encoding recombinase RecA, which translates to MAATYTARNGSVRGGTVEREKALEVALLQIEKQFGKGSVMRMGVDGPATPIEAIPTGSLALDLALGIGGVPRGRVVEIYGPEASGKTTVSLHIIAEAQRAGGIAAFIDAEHALDVTYTRNLGVNTDALLVSQPDTGEQALEIADMLVRSGAIDVVVIDSVAALVPRAEIEGEMGDSHVGLQARLMSQALRKLSGTISKSKTTAIFINQLREKIGVLFGCFHYDTRVTLADGTQEKIGKIVNQRLPVEVLSYDPEAGAVVPKKVVNWFDNGPADEFLQFTVAHPGGNGRSQFACTPNHKIRTPADWREAQELAVGDRVMQALPHRLSDFQWEVLLGGLMGDGALSSSRSGFGARYRFGHGARQAEYCDWKGSLFGNLQVSRTSNASGVVFYEVQPLPELAELRQAVYVGGKKVLSHDYLKGLTPLSLAIWYMDDGTFSLRAKGVQERTRDGSGRSDICIEAMEPTTRTRLVDHLADTWGIRAKMIQRAGKAVLVFAKDETAKLHALIAPFVHPSMQYKLLPRYRGQFGVKPVYSPMRYELLPMPVLAIVPKPKSRKTHRFDIEVEGSHNYLADGVVVHNSPETTPGGRALKFYASVRLDVRRIESLKDGADVVGNRTRAKVVKNKCAAPFKTAEFDIIYGQGISKEGSLLDVGVDVGLIKKSGAWFTYDGDQLGQGRENARNFLRDNPELAKEIEGKIKAQLGIGQTDTAVDGAAPTIAPELAES; encoded by the coding sequence ATGGCCGCCACCTATACTGCCCGGAACGGCAGCGTTCGGGGAGGGACCGTGGAACGGGAGAAGGCACTGGAAGTCGCCCTGCTTCAGATCGAGAAGCAGTTCGGCAAGGGCTCGGTCATGCGCATGGGCGTCGACGGTCCGGCCACCCCGATCGAGGCCATCCCGACGGGCAGCTTGGCCCTCGACCTCGCCCTGGGTATCGGCGGGGTGCCCCGCGGGCGCGTCGTCGAGATCTACGGCCCCGAGGCGTCGGGCAAGACGACCGTGTCGCTGCACATCATCGCCGAGGCGCAGCGGGCCGGCGGGATCGCCGCTTTCATCGACGCCGAGCACGCCCTCGACGTAACCTACACCCGCAACCTCGGCGTCAACACCGACGCATTGCTGGTCTCGCAGCCCGACACCGGCGAGCAGGCCCTCGAGATCGCCGACATGCTCGTCCGCTCGGGCGCCATCGACGTCGTCGTCATCGACTCGGTTGCCGCGCTGGTCCCCCGGGCCGAGATCGAGGGCGAGATGGGCGACTCCCACGTCGGTCTCCAGGCCCGCCTCATGAGCCAGGCCCTCCGCAAGCTCTCCGGCACGATCTCGAAGTCCAAAACCACCGCCATCTTCATCAATCAGCTGCGCGAAAAGATAGGCGTGTTGTTCGGCTGTTTTCACTATGACACCCGCGTCACGCTAGCCGACGGCACGCAGGAGAAGATCGGCAAGATCGTCAACCAGCGGCTGCCGGTCGAAGTGCTCTCCTATGATCCAGAAGCCGGCGCGGTCGTGCCGAAGAAGGTCGTCAACTGGTTCGACAACGGCCCGGCCGACGAGTTCCTCCAGTTCACGGTGGCGCACCCGGGCGGCAACGGCCGGTCCCAGTTCGCCTGCACGCCGAACCACAAGATCCGCACCCCGGCAGATTGGAGAGAGGCGCAGGAGTTGGCCGTCGGCGACCGGGTGATGCAGGCGCTCCCGCACCGGCTCTCCGACTTCCAGTGGGAGGTACTGCTCGGCGGTCTGATGGGTGACGGTGCCCTCAGCTCGTCCCGGAGCGGCTTCGGTGCCCGTTACCGGTTCGGCCACGGTGCTCGTCAGGCCGAATACTGCGACTGGAAGGGCTCACTGTTCGGCAACCTGCAGGTGAGCCGGACCAGTAATGCCTCGGGCGTGGTGTTCTACGAAGTGCAGCCCCTTCCCGAGCTGGCCGAGCTCCGCCAAGCCGTCTACGTCGGGGGCAAGAAGGTTCTCAGCCACGACTACTTGAAGGGTCTCACGCCGCTGTCTCTGGCCATCTGGTACATGGACGACGGGACGTTCTCGCTGCGGGCCAAGGGCGTGCAGGAGCGGACCCGGGACGGCAGCGGTCGGTCAGACATCTGCATCGAGGCGATGGAGCCGACGACCCGCACGCGGCTGGTCGACCACCTTGCCGACACCTGGGGCATCCGCGCGAAAATGATCCAGCGCGCAGGCAAGGCGGTGCTCGTCTTCGCCAAGGACGAGACGGCCAAGCTGCATGCGCTCATCGCGCCGTTCGTCCATCCTTCGATGCAGTACAAGCTGCTGCCTCGCTACCGTGGTCAGTTCGGTGTCAAGCCGGTCTACTCGCCGATGCGTTACGAGCTGCTTCCCATGCCGGTCCTGGCCATCGTCCCCAAGCCGAAGTCGAGGAAGACACACCGATTCGACATCGAGGTCGAGGGTAGCCACAACTACTTGGCCGATGGCGTCGTCGTGCACAACTCACCTGAAACGACGCCCGGTGGCCGTGCGCTCAAGTTCTATGCTTCCGTCCGACTGGACGTGCGCCGAATCGAGTCGCTGAAGGACGGCGCCGACGTGGTCGGCAACCGCACCAGAGCCAAGGTCGTGAAGAACAAGTGCGCCGCCCCATTCAAGACCGCGGAGTTTGACATCATCTACGGTCAGGGCATCTCCAAGGAGGGCAGCCTGCTCGACGTCGGGGTCGACGTGGGGCTGATCAAGAAGTCCGGGGCCTGGTTCACCTATGACGGCGACCAGCTCGGGCAGGGTCGGGAGAACGCCCGGAACTTCCTGCGGGACAACCCGGAGCTGGCCAAGGAGATCGAGGGCAAGATCAAGGCCCAGCTCGGGATCGGCCAGACCGACACCGCGGTGGACGGCGCCGCGCCCACGATCGCGCCGGAGCTAGCCGAGAGCTGA